In Arachis stenosperma cultivar V10309 chromosome 1, arast.V10309.gnm1.PFL2, whole genome shotgun sequence, one DNA window encodes the following:
- the LOC130981275 gene encoding uncharacterized protein LOC130981275, with protein MKDILSHKNDWRETEIVFLTEECSAIIQNSLPEKVKDLGSFMILCTLCNACTRTALCDLGASIKLIPASLIKKLCLTEKVKPTCICLQLADGSIKIPSGVIKDMIVRVGPFAFPTDFVVLDMEGHKSASLILGRLFLVTGRILIDVEKGEVTLRVNEEKFILNVVKAMQHQDTPEECMSIDVVDSLVEEVNMAESFKEGLNDILTDEQPDLEDPLEIPKEKEK; from the exons atgaaggaCATTTTGAGTCATAAGAATGATTGGAGAGAGACAGAAATAGTCTTCCTCACTGAAGAGTGCAGTGCAATAATTCAAAACAGCTTACCAGAGAAGGTTAAGGACcttggaagctttatgatactaTGCACTCTATGTAATGCTTGTACAAggacagctctatgtgaccttggagcaagcatcaaacTAATACCTGCTTCATTAATAAAGAAGCTTTGCTTGACTGAGAAAGTCAAACCAACCTGCATATgccttcaacttgctgatggttctaTTAAGATACCATCAGGAGTAATCAAAGACATGATTGTCAGGGTTGGACCCTTTGcttttcccactgactttgtggtgttgGACATGGAAGGGCACAAGAGTGCATCCCTGATTCTAGGGAGACTCTTCCTAGTTACAGGACGAATCCTCATTGATGTtgaaaaaggggaagtaacccttaGAGTTAATGAGGAAAAGTTCATATTGAATGTTGTAAAAGCCATGCAGCATCAAGACACCCCAGAGGAATGCATGAGCATTGACGTCGTTGATTCCCTAGTGGAAGAAGTAAACATGGCTGAGAGTTTCAAGGAAGGGCTGAATGACATCCTTACTGATGAACAGCCTGACTTAGAGGATCCTTTGGAAATTCCTAAGGAAAAGGAGAA ATAA